Proteins encoded in a region of the Polypterus senegalus isolate Bchr_013 unplaced genomic scaffold, ASM1683550v1 scaffold_2789, whole genome shotgun sequence genome:
- the LOC120521922 gene encoding E3 ubiquitin/ISG15 ligase TRIM25-like, with the protein MMAEAQLFVSQDEFTCSICLDTLTDPVSLHCGHSFCQKCLTNYWDQSQVCSCPQCRHTFTTRPELNRNTLLNEVIKKLKKTALSSPPPQNYTGPGDVECDFCTGKKFRAVKSCLTCMASYCQTHLQPHYEGDAWKGHKLVDPDRNLKEKLCEKHQKSLEIFCKTDDSCICIICGMTEHDGHEKVELETEREGKRNSWGRH; encoded by the exons AtgatggctgaagcccagctgtttgtATCACAGGATGAGTTCACCTGCTCAATttgtctggacaccctgactgaccccgtgtcactgcattgtggtcacagtttctgtcaGAAGTGTTTAACTAACtactgggatcagagccaagtgtgcagctgtcctcagtgcagacacaccttcaccacaaggcctgagctgaacagaaacactctgctgaatgaagtcatcaagaaattaaagaagacggCACTCAGTTCTCCTCCTCCTCAGAATTATACCGGTCCTGGAGAtgtggagtgtgacttctgtactgggaagaagttcagagcggtgaagtcctgtctaacctgcatggcctcctactgtcagactcacctgcagcctcactatgaagGAGACGCCTGGAAGGGacacaagctggttgatcctgatagaaatctgaaggagaaactctgtgagaaacatcagaaaagtctggagatatTTTGTAAAACTGATGATTCCTGTATCTGCATAATTTGTGGAATGACTGAACATGATGGTCATGAAAAGGTTGAACTGGAGactgaaagagaaggaaaaag AAACAGCTGGGGGCGACACTGA